GCTCCAGATCACCCTTGGAGATCGAGACTGATTCAACCAAAACCAGTCGTACTGACAAAATCACTGAGCAGTAAGACTGACAAAGTCATTGAGCATTGACACGAAGGGACCCCGCCGCCTGTCTGCGGCTTGGGCTCCACCTTCTTCGCCCTCTTTTCCAGGGCGGAACGGGGCATCAAAACACGGCGGCGGCAGGTAGAGCAAACGAGGCCGATATCGGCCCCGAGCCGCACCACCTCCCAGCGGTATCCGCCGCACGGGTGCACCTTGCGCATGGTGACCGTGTCGCCTATGGCGACCTGCATCACCATCCCTTACCAGCCTCCGCCAGGATGTCGTTTATCTCGTTCCTGAGCTTCTCCGCGGCCGCGGCGGCGGCGGCCTGGAAGGTGACCCGGTCCCTGGAAGCGTAGCTCACGCTACGCGACGCGCTGATGACAAGGTTGCGGCCGGCGGAGTCCACGCCCGCCAGAACGGTCGCCCTGAGCTCGCCGGCCTGTGCGCCAACGCCGGGGGCCAGGATGGGAGCGCGAGGGCTGGCGGCGCGTACGACTCGGAGCTCGTCGGGGTAGGTCGCGCCCACCACGAGCCCCACCGTGGCCCTGCTCTTCCATTCCACAGAGCGAAGCGCCATGTTCTCAAACAGCTTTGACACGCCGTCCGGGCCCTTGACCTCAAGGTCCTGGAACTCGGCGGCTCCGGCGTTGGATGAGCGGCACCAGACGAACACTCCCCTCCCCTCGTATTTGAGGAACGGTTCAAGTCCCTCTCCCCCACCCCACGCGTTGACTGTGGCGGCATCGAAGCCCCACGTATCGAACATCGCCTTTGCGTACTGCGCGCTCGTGGAGCCTATGTCGCCGCGCTTTCCGTCGCCGATCACTACTGCGCCGGGAGCAACGGCCCGTATGTGCTCTATGGTCTTTTCCAGCGCGGCGATGCCCTTGCTTCCGCCGACCTCGTAAAAGGCGAGGTTTGGCTTGTATGCGCAGGCGATGCCCTTTGTGGCGTCAACGATGCACCTGTTGAACTCCACTACATCAGGCACGGCCATGAGCGCCGGGTCGGGGTCAAGGCCCACGCAGAGCAGAGAGCGGTTGGCGGAGGATGCGCGAAGGAGCTTGTCGGCGAACGACTGCACGGCGACACCTCGGGAAGCGAATGCGAATCATCTTCAAAGTTAACACATTCGCGCGCGCGCCGTACTTTTTGTGCTGCTGCCTTCTATGGGCTATTCTTAATTCCCTATGAGCAAGCAACGAAAATCTGAAACAGTGCTGTCGCAGCGGCCGGACCACGCGACCCTGCTGAGGAAGGTTTACGACCGCCTGTTCGCCGACTACGGCCCGCAGCACTGGTGGCCGGCGAAGACAAAGTTCGAGGTGATCGTCGGCGCGGTGCTGACCCAGAATACCGCGTGGACAAACGTTGTGAAGGCAATCGCCAACCTGGAGGCGGCGGGACTGATGTCGCCGGCGGCAATTCGCGCGGCGGACCAGCAGGAGCTTGCCCGGCTGATATTTTCCTCCGGCTACTACAACATGAAGGCGCGCAAGCTGAAGGCAATCACGGAGTACATCGGCGCGCGCTTCAACGATGATATCGATGCGATGTCCCAGGTTGACCTGCCCACCCTGCGGCGGGAACTCCTGGCGGTGCACGGCATAGGCGAGGAGACGGCGGACGACATCCTGGTGTACGCCGCGGGCAAGCCGTCGTTCGTCATAGATACGTACACCAGGCGGCTACTGCACAGGCTGGGAATAGCGCCGGAGCAGGGCCCGTATGACCTCTACCAGGGTATCTTCCACGAGGCGGTAGCCGAGGACACGACACTTTTCGGCGAGTACCACGGGCTGATCGTCAGGCACGCGAAGGTCTCTTGCCGCAAGGAGCCTGTATGCGAAGGGTGCGTACTCGCGGACATCTGCGCGAGGCCGAAAGCTTCAGGAGCGCGAAGGCCGGGCTAACGGCTTTCGAAAAAGCATTAACCCGGCCTTCGGAAAAAACTCCTCGCCCCTAAGAGACAGAAGCCCCGGACTTCGCGGGGTTTCCGCACTCGTGCAGGTACGCCAGTATTTCCTTATAGGACTGCATAGCGCTCGTCTCGTAGAAGGGAATCTCGCGCTCGGCGCAGAACTGCTTTATGACCGACTGCGCGCGCCCCAGGTTCTTCCGCGGCATCGTGGGGAACAGGTGGTGCTCAATCTGGTAGTTGAGGCCGCCGAACCAAAAGTCATTGAAGAGCCCCGGCTTGACGTTGCGGGTCGTGAGCACCTGCAGGCGGAGAAAGCCAAGCTTGTTCCCCTTCTCCGGCATCAGCATGCCTTTGTGGTTGGGTGCGAATACCGACCCCATGTACACGCCGAACACCGCCTGGTGGACCGCAATGAAGAGCAGCCCTGCGACGGGACCTAGCAGGAAGAAAACGACTGCCAGGTATGTGACGCCGTAGGCCACCATGAGCGCTGGCTCTAGCGCCGAATACCTGGACTTGCCGCCGCGGAGGGTGAACTGGATGCCAGCCAGCCGGATGCCCAGCCCTTCAAGCATCAAGAGCGGAAAGAAGTAAAAAGCCTGGAAACGCACAATCCTTTTTAGAAAGAGCGGCTTCTTCTCATACTGGCTATGTGAAAAGGCCAGCACGGGGATAGCAATGTGGGGGTCTTCCTCGTCGTCGTTCGGGTTGCTGTGGTGGATATTGTGCTGGTCCACCCACCAGCCGCGATGGATGCCGATAAGGAAGTTGATGACCAGGCCTATGACTTCGTTTCGCGTGCCGTTTTCCGATATCTGCCGGTGGCCGGCATCGTGGCCGAGGTAGCCGAACTGGGTGAACACAAGCCCCAGAAAGACGGCATTCAGCAAGTGTATCCACACGCTGTCGGCCAGGACCATGACGGCGATGCCGGTGCCGAGCATGGCGAGGGTGGATGTGATCTTGAAAACATAGTACAGGGGCCGCTTGTCCATGAGGCCCTGCGCCTTGATGATCTTCTTCAGCTCAGCGTATTCGCTTGAGGCAGACGCTGGGGCGTTGGCGGCCTTCCGAAGCGCCTCGCCGATATTCTTTGAGTTGTACCTGGGCACGGCCACAGAAGTGGAAGCCGGCGTCACGACTGCGGTGGCCTCAACTGTCGCCGTGGATTCTACAACCTGTTTGGCTGACCTCCCGGAGTCCCGATTCGGCTTTGTAATCAACGGTTTGGGTAGCGGCTGGTTCTTTTCGATTGGACGACTCCGAATTCAAGTTGGTGTCTAACGTGAGGGTGACAACGAGGGCCACACAAGGCACACCGGTTTACTCTAACACAAGGCGCTTTCTCTAGGCATGTACCTGTGAGGGGATTTTCGGTTGATGTCCGGAATTCGCGTAGGGAGGTACAACACCCTGCTCGTTCCGAGGTGACTAGACAGTCTGACCCATCATTGCACCGTCATACCCGCCCAGGGACTCCACCTTGCGGCGAAACGAGGGGGCACGAATGGCCTGGAGCAGGGCCATGACAGGGGCAGACTCCGCGAACCTGTTCGGGGCTACGAGATCGTACCGCTCCTCAGTGATAGGCACAAAGCCAAGGCCGTACGCCGCCGCGGCAGCCTCTATCCCGATTGCGCAGTCCGCCAGGCCGGCCTGCACGGCCTCCGCCACCGCCAGGTGGCCGTTGAGCCACCGGTCAGCGCCATCGACTGCCTCAGACGCCATCCCGGCCTTAGTGACCAGGCGGTCGAATAACGCCCG
The window above is part of the SAR202 cluster bacterium genome. Proteins encoded here:
- a CDS encoding acyl-CoA desaturase, encoding MPRYNSKNIGEALRKAANAPASASSEYAELKKIIKAQGLMDKRPLYYVFKITSTLAMLGTGIAVMVLADSVWIHLLNAVFLGLVFTQFGYLGHDAGHRQISENGTRNEVIGLVINFLIGIHRGWWVDQHNIHHSNPNDDEEDPHIAIPVLAFSHSQYEKKPLFLKRIVRFQAFYFFPLLMLEGLGIRLAGIQFTLRGGKSRYSALEPALMVAYGVTYLAVVFFLLGPVAGLLFIAVHQAVFGVYMGSVFAPNHKGMLMPEKGNKLGFLRLQVLTTRNVKPGLFNDFWFGGLNYQIEHHLFPTMPRKNLGRAQSVIKQFCAEREIPFYETSAMQSYKEILAYLHECGNPAKSGASVS
- a CDS encoding DUF951 domain-containing protein, with protein sequence MQVAIGDTVTMRKVHPCGGYRWEVVRLGADIGLVCSTCRRRVLMPRSALEKRAKKVEPKPQTGGGVPSCQCSMTLSVLLLSDFVSTTGFG
- a CDS encoding endonuclease gives rise to the protein MSKQRKSETVLSQRPDHATLLRKVYDRLFADYGPQHWWPAKTKFEVIVGAVLTQNTAWTNVVKAIANLEAAGLMSPAAIRAADQQELARLIFSSGYYNMKARKLKAITEYIGARFNDDIDAMSQVDLPTLRRELLAVHGIGEETADDILVYAAGKPSFVIDTYTRRLLHRLGIAPEQGPYDLYQGIFHEAVAEDTTLFGEYHGLIVRHAKVSCRKEPVCEGCVLADICARPKASGARRPG
- the pyrF gene encoding orotidine-5'-phosphate decarboxylase; amino-acid sequence: MQSFADKLLRASSANRSLLCVGLDPDPALMAVPDVVEFNRCIVDATKGIACAYKPNLAFYEVGGSKGIAALEKTIEHIRAVAPGAVVIGDGKRGDIGSTSAQYAKAMFDTWGFDAATVNAWGGGEGLEPFLKYEGRGVFVWCRSSNAGAAEFQDLEVKGPDGVSKLFENMALRSVEWKSRATVGLVVGATYPDELRVVRAASPRAPILAPGVGAQAGELRATVLAGVDSAGRNLVISASRSVSYASRDRVTFQAAAAAAAEKLRNEINDILAEAGKGW